In the Macrobrachium rosenbergii isolate ZJJX-2024 chromosome 23, ASM4041242v1, whole genome shotgun sequence genome, one interval contains:
- the LOC136851490 gene encoding microfibril-associated glycoprotein 4-like has translation MEWSPALVFLSAVMCVTAFDSDCQIDDAQICSTVMSNQLNITEMRGAMDQFLSDITDELQKNREDMKELMVLLQRDTAEEALKFEELAKCQTQTNEKVAVRSDLETKKKELVEATRKKLAARDQLQAEVESLRQKKAASLEKIQCLKEQIKNREGMIANLAVAAHVPLDCADLQVKGLAKSGVYTIYPMQDDTKLQVLCDLETDGGGWTVFLNRAPQVNPVNFNLPWNDYMIGIGKPPGEYWMGLDFLHLLTSYYPTSLRFEASNFTGFEKFAEYHTFRVDNEENNYKLTLDGYQIDSTMPDNLLTNNDCYFSTSDRDNDKFILGNCATFTNVAHGGWWYSSCGKSRLTGPLLNSMTWASASVYNWDPALSKTAVSLKTISLKFRRHNYRDLANVKGPSICKGC, from the exons ATGGAGTGGTCTCCGGCATTAGTCTTCCTGTCTGCGGTAATGTGCGTGACGGCATTCGACAGCGACTGTCAAATTGACGACGCACAAATCTGCTCGACAGTTATGTCAAACCAGCTGAACATCACCGAAATGAGAGGCG CAATGGATCAATTTCTCTCAGACATCacggacgaacttcagaaaaacAGAGAAG ACATGAAGGAGCTCATGGTTCTCTTACAAAGAGACACGGCCGAGGAGGCTTTGAAATTTGAAG AACTCGCCAAATGCCAGACACAGACCAACGAGAAGGTGGCAGTCAGGTCCGACTTGGAGACCAAGAAGAAGGAGCTCGTGGAGGCGACGCGGAAGAAGCTGGCAGCCCGCGACCAGTTGCAGGCGGAAGTGGAGTCTCTGAGGCAGAAGAAGGCCGCGTCCCTGGAGAAAATCCAGTGCCTCAAGGAGCAGATCAAGAATCGAGAGGGGATGATCGCTAATCTCGCCGTTGCGGCTCACGT ACCTTTGGACTGCGCAGACTTGCAAGTGAAGGGACTGGCAAAGAGCGGAGTTTACACAATTTACCCCATGCA GGACGACACCAAGCTCCAAGTGCTATGTGATCTCGAAACAGATGGTGGAGGCTGGACCGTCTTCTTGAACAGGGCGCCTCAGGTCAACCCCGTGAACTTTAACCTCCCTTGGAACGACTACATGATCGGTATTGGAAAACCCCCTGGGGAATACTGGATGG GATTGGACTTCCTCCACCTGCTGACGTCCTACTACCCGACATCCCTAAGATTCGAAGCCTCAAACTTCACTGGTTTCGAGAAGTTCGCAGAATATCACACCTTCAGAGTGGACAACGAGGAGAACAA TTACAAGCTCACCCTCGATGGTTACCAGATTGACAGCACCATGCCGGATAACCTACTGACTAACAACGACTGCTACTTCTCCACAAGTGACAGAGACAATGATAAATTCATAC TGGGGAACTGTGCTACATTCACTAACGTGGCCCACGGAGGATGGTGGTACTCAAGTTGTGGTAAAAGTCGACTGACTGGGCCCCTACTCAACTCAATGACTTGGGCTTCAGCTAGCGTGTATAACTGGGACCCAGCCCTTTCCAAGACAGCTGTGAGTCTGAAGACGATATCGCTGAAGTTCAGACGTCATAACTACAGAGACCTTGCTAATGTTAAGGGACCGAGCATCTGTAAAGGATGCTAA